GGATCGTTTATGACTATTTTAAAGAAACCTTCAATCGAGATTCATTTGATGGCAACGGGGCTAGAATGATTTCCTCCGTTCACGTAGGTGAAAACTGGAATAATGCCGCTTGGAACGGTGTACAAATGATGTACGGCGACGGGGACGGTGAAACTTTTATTCCGTTATCAGGAGCTGTCGATGTTATTGGTCATGAGTTGACACACGCTGTTACCGATCGTTCGGCTGATCTTGTATATCAGGATGAACCTGGTGCTTTAAATGAATCGCTGTCTGACATTTTAGGAGCCATGGTAGATCGGGATGATTGGTGGATGGGAGAAGACATCTATACGCCAGGAAAAGAAGGCGATGGTCTCCGTTCTCTGAAAGATCCATCTCAGGTGCCTCATCCATTTTATCCTGACAGGGGCTATCCGGATCATTATAGTGAATTGTACACCGGAGAGTTAGATAACGGTGGCGTCCATATTAATTCAAGTATTAATAATAAGGCTGCTTATCTAGTCTCGGAAGGCGGAACTCATTATGATGTGGAGGTAGAAGGAGTAGGAAGAGAGGCAACTGAACAAATCTACTATCGTGCTTTAACGAAATATCTAACGGCGACTTCAGACTTCAGTATGATGAGGCAAGCCGCTATCCAGTCAGCTGTTGACCTATATGGGGAAAATTCAATGGAAGTAAGTGCTGTTATGCAGGCTTATGATGCAGTTGGAGTAGAATAACCCAGATAAGAAGCTCTTTCAAACGAAAGAGCTTCTTTTTATATCTCCAAACTAACGTTTACAGTATCCTCCAAAAGAGGATAAGACCGCTGAAAGTGTTTTGCATAAAGTATAAGTTATAAGTTTTCCATCAGCTTTTTTGCGATCCGTTCATAATCGTCACGGTCAATTCCCGGGGCAAACTCTTCCGGCAGATCATCCAGATCAGGTATGGGGGCTCCTTTCGGTGTTCCCTGGATCACCTGTAAGGGCTCACCGCTTTCAGGATTGGTTCCTTTCCAAATCTTATTAATATCCTGATAATCCGTATCGCTCCACGTATAGAGAATGTTATCCAATCCCTGTTCAATAAACGGGCGGGCGTAGTCAAACTTGGAATTATCCAAATCAGGTACAGGAAGCATTTTTTTCACATCAACACCAGTGGCTATTTCAAGTGCTTTCGCATAAGCGAGCGCATGGGTGCCACCGCGTACTAATAAGTATCCAATCATCTCACGGGCCGTTGGATGATCTGTCATTTCATACACACGCATCTTATGCGTTCGGGCCCCAAGCTCCAGGAAAAAGTTATGCAGTAAATCTAAGACCAGGTTCCCGCTGTTAAAGACGTTGTCTCCTGTCCAGGCTCTGCCCATCGAATCACCTGGAAGAGCCGTCTGGGCGGTTGCAATAAACTGATACGTATTGCGTTTATTGAGCCCATTCTGCAAAGGTGCAATATCCGGATCTCCTGTAAACGTAATGCCGCGGGTTAATAGATTAATGGAATTGTTTACGAGTTCTACGTGACCGAATTCTTCCGCCGTAATGCTTGCCACCAGATCATAAAAGGGTTTGAACTTCTTTTTGTTACGAAAACCGAAGGACTGATACATGTAATTATTCAATGTGGACATTTCTCCGAATTTGCCGCCAAGCAATTCCTGTACGGCAGCGGCCGCATTAGCATCTCCATGCTCAGGAATCGTCAGAGCAATCTGCATACGATTGATGCGCTTAAACATAGCATCCTCCTTTTATCTTTGATCAGGGAAGACCCAGACAATCTGCTGCGTTCGAATGAAAAAAGGGGTTCCGCTTACTTCAACCACGATATGGTCCGGCATAACCGTTTTCAGCATTCCCCTCACAGAACCCTGAGTTGTCTGTACAACGACCGGCCTCCCCTGAATGGACATTAGTGTCTGGTATACATATGGATCGATCGCTGAATTCATCGACACATTCTGGGAATTCATTGGTTCATCTCCTTCACAGGTAGTCTCATTGATGTATATGTAAGAGGTGGACAAATAATAGTTATCCTGTTTAAGAATTTCTGTAATGAAAAATAGTTATTCATAAGAAAAGCAGCTTATCCAAGTGGATAAGCTGCTTTTACTGTTTCATAATAAATAGGCTCTGTAAAAGTCTATTGTTGATTTTCTTATAAGAGCTATTACGCAATAGGGCCGGTTACTGTAAGACTCAGTTTCGAGATAAATTGCGGAAAAAAGGGACTCCAGGGAACGGCTCGCTTTCCGCGGGCATGTGCTGAGTCTCCTCAGGCTGGCGCCTTCCGGGGCCTCACCTATCATGTTCACCCCGCAGGAAAGCGAGTTGTTTCCGTAGCCGCCCTCATCTATATTTGGCAACGGCCCCCACTATCTCGAAATCAAGTCTTCAAGTAAGGGGAGCTTACCTTTATTATTGATACTGAGATTTAACAGGGCCTATAAATAAAATAATCGAAATCGGCAGGTATGCTGCGGCCGGATAAATCCTGGCACTGCATACCTATAAAAGCTCCCGTAAAGAAACCGCCTCCGTCCACGTAATCATCTGATAGTTTATAAGATTCAAAGGTCAGCGGAATGCCCTGCCATTCCTCGCCATCAAAGGAATAGGAATAATAGTAAAAATTCTCTTTTACTTCAGATCTTAAATAAACGGAATCAGCTGAATCAGGAATGGAAACCGGCTCGTTCAAAGGCTGATCAAATGTAAAATTATCACATGTAGTCACATCGAGGACTTTTCCTCTATCCTCATCCCAGGTGATTTGCAGAGCGGTCCAGTTCCTGGTGTTGTAATAATTCACAAGTCCTGCTGCCTGCTGAAAGGAATCAGGTTCGAAATCAACTTTGGTTTCCGCTGTGAACTGAAAGTGCTGCCAGCGACGGGCGACATAAGCTTGAGTAAACGGAGAGGTAAGCGACTCTTTGCCATACAGGCGCAAGTGTCCTGGATTTTCTTCAAGAGAAAGTATCTCCTTCCCAAGAGGAATGCGCAGCGATTGAAAATGATGATTCAATTCCTTGTTCTCAAAATCATCCTTCTCATCGTAATCCTGCCCCCATGGGTGTTCGTCGATGGAGGGGCCTTCAATCGAGAGAGAGGGCTGGTTTCCACCTACTACATAAGGCCATTCGTTCCTCCATTCCAGGCGCTGAATGGCCGTCTCTCGGCCGAGCGGGCAGTATCCTCGCGGCTGGAGCAATGGTTTGTTTTCCGGTGTTAGCGGACGGCCAGTTAAGTGGACAAGGAACCATTCATTTGTATGCGTTTTCACTAAAGACGCATGCCCAGCCTTTTGAAGTGGATTTCTTGGATACGGCCACGTCGTGATCAGTGGATTGTCAGGATGCACTTCATAAGGACCTTCCAGATTTTCAGAGCGGGCGATGGTCGCCTGATGTTCAAATTTCGTACCACCTTCAGCTGTCAGCAAGTAATAATAACCATTCAGCTTGTAAAGGTGAGGAGCTTCGGTTAGCTTAACATCGGTTCCTTTAAAGATAATCTGTGGTTTGCCGATAAGCTTCTGTTCGCCATGATCATATTCCTGGAGCACAATGCCATAAAAGTTATGGTTTCTAATACGGTGATCCCACACCATGTTAACTAAGTATTTTTTTCCGTCATCATCGTGAAACAGGGAAGGATCAAAGCCTGAACTGTTCAAGTGGATAGGGTCGGACCATTGACCGTCGATTGTATCGCAGGTGACTAGATAGTTGTGACAATCCTTCCACTGTCCATCCACTACTTTTACATCGGTATAGATAAGCCAGAACTGCCCGTCCTCATAGGAGAGAGCAGGAGCCCATATACCACCTGAATCCGGATTGCCTTTCATATTCAACTGATTCAAGCGGTTTAATGGACGTGAAATAAGACGCCAGTTTTTTAAATCTTTGGAATGGTAAATCCCAACTCCAGGGAACCACTCAAAGGTCGAGACAGCGATATAATAGTCATCGCCGGCCCGGCAGATGCTCGGATCCGGGTTAAATCCAGTTAAGATCGGGTTTTGAATAGTTGACATTGTAACATCACCTCTATAGAAAATTATTTATTCATAAGCTTATAGGCAGGAGCGTGGTGAATATCGACTTTAAGGAAATTCTCAAAGGTAAAGGCAGCCACTCCAAGTGCCGTGGCATGGGTGTGTAATTCGGAAAAGCTTACATTTAAATCATCTTTCTGGAACCATAGAGCGTTATTTTTTGTTTTTTCGAGAAGTGGCTGTTCAATCCATTGCTTGGCTGCAACTAGACGGTTCCCAATAATTACTTTTTCCGGGTTGAAAGAGTTGATGATATTGGTAATGCCGACTCCAAGATAAGCTCCAATCGTACGGAAGGACTGAATCGGCTCCATATCCCCTGTATTTGCCAGCTCAATCATTTCTGCTAAAGTATCCTGATCTTCAGAAAAGCCAAGCTTCTTCCCGTAGGCAATCAGGGCCTGTTCGGAGGCGTATAATTCCCAACAGCCGTTATTACCGCAGCGGCATTTATCGCCATTAACTTCGATGGTCATATGGCCCATCTCTCCGGAAAATCCGTTATTGCCCCTGTACAATTTACCGTTAAGTACGAGTCCGACACCGATCCCTACGCCGACACTCACGTAGATAATGTCCTTTCCGTCTTTGCCGGCTCCAAATTTTTTCTCTCCATAAGCACCTGCGTTAGCTTCATTCTCAATGATCACCGGGCATTCGTATTTTTCTTCAAGCGGCTGTTTAAGCTCAACATTCTGCCAGCCAAGGTTCGGGGCAAGCAGCACCTTGCCATCTTTATTAACTGCACCCGGAACGCCGATTCCAATACCTACAATTCCATAGGGACTTGGAGGAGCGGCAGCTGTTAATTGATCAATAATTTTACACAGTTCTTCGTTGATGTGCTCATAGGAAAGCTGATGAAAATTCATTGAGGTCTCTTCACAAATATTTCCTTCTAAGTCTGTCAGAATGCCAAGAAGATAATTAACTCCGATATCAATACCAATACAGTATCCCGCATGCTGATTGAATAAAAGCATTACCGGACGTCTGCCGCCGCTTGATTCTCCCGGGCCTTTTTCATATATTAAATCCTCATTTAACAGTTCACTTACCTGAGAGGAGACCGTACCTTTATTCAGGCCGGTATTATTAGCAATTTCAGCTCGGGAGATTGGAGCTTGATTCATGATGGTTTCTAATACTAATGATTTGTTTCCGTTCTTAATGGTGTACTGATTCCATGTATTCAGCTTTTTCATTTCGCATCCATCCACTTCTTAAAAAAGTTTCCCCAATTATAGCACGAACAACATTGTTTATCCACTAGACAAACTAAGTTTCGTCTGGTACATTGTAATTAACATTCGAAAAGGATGTAAAAATTCTGAATTTATAGGGGGCAAAATTTAGATGAAAAAGAAAGCGGTTACATTGTTTTTGGCGATTACATCGTTCGTTTTGGTTCTTGTTGGCTGCAGCGGCGGAGCGGATGAGGGTAGTGCCAGTCAGGATGAAAAAACAATTGAATTTATGCACTTATGGCCCGAAGGAAGTTCGGCTCAGCACCACAAGATAATAGAAGATATTGTGGCTGATTTTGAGAGTAATAATGAAGGCGTAAACGTTGAAGTCGAAGTATTAAGTAACGAACAGTACAAGGATAAGATGAAAGTTCTATCTACATCGAACGAATTACCAGATGTAGGGATGACCTGGGCGGCCGGATATCTGGAGCCTTATGTTGAAGGGGATAAATTTGCTTCCTTAGATGATGTGCTGGAGGGTGGTCTTCAGGACTCCTTCGTGTCAGGGACAACGGAGGCCTATGCAATAGATGGTACAACGTATGGTCTTCCACTTGAATTAAACGTTGCACCCATCTATTACAATACGTCCATCTTCGAAGAGTACGGATTAGAAGTTCCGCAAACGTATGAAGAGTTGAAGCAAGTGGTTTCCACTCTTGAAGAGAATGGAGTAGAACCAATTGCTCTAGGTAACAAAGACCGCTGGACAGGATCTCTATGGTATATGTATATGGCTGACCGAATCGGCGGACCAGAGGCCCTAACGGAAGCTATTAATGGAAGCGGTTCCTTTGAAGACCCTGCATTTGTAGAAGCAGCAGCTAAAATTCAGGAATTAACGGATATGAATGCTTTTAACCCTGGTTTTAATGGTCTTTCGGATCAGGAAGCTAAGAGTATGTTTATGAGTGGCCAGGCAGCCATGTACATGATCGGCACGTGGGATCTTCCTAACTATACAACGAATGAAGATGTTCCGCAGGACTTCAGGAACTCTGTCGGATACTTCAAGTTCCCAACTGTTAATGGCCAGGGAGATCAAAGCAGCTTTGTGGGTGGTCCTGGTGTTGGCTTGTTCGTAGCTGAAAATTCTGATGTGAAAGCAGAAGCGAAAGATTTTGTTTCATTCTTTGTAGAGCAATGGGGTGAAAGATCCGTGCAAGATGCAGGTGTGATCCCGGCAACTAAAGTAGATGCCGAATCTATGGATCTTCCACAAATGTACGTCGATGTCTTAAATGACTTAAATAATGCAAGCAACATCACCTTGTTTGCG
The Halobacillus halophilus DSM 2266 DNA segment above includes these coding regions:
- a CDS encoding manganese catalase family protein, which encodes MFKRINRMQIALTIPEHGDANAAAAVQELLGGKFGEMSTLNNYMYQSFGFRNKKKFKPFYDLVASITAEEFGHVELVNNSINLLTRGITFTGDPDIAPLQNGLNKRNTYQFIATAQTALPGDSMGRAWTGDNVFNSGNLVLDLLHNFFLELGARTHKMRVYEMTDHPTAREMIGYLLVRGGTHALAYAKALEIATGVDVKKMLPVPDLDNSKFDYARPFIEQGLDNILYTWSDTDYQDINKIWKGTNPESGEPLQVIQGTPKGAPIPDLDDLPEEFAPGIDRDDYERIAKKLMENL
- a CDS encoding YuzF family protein, with product MNSQNVSMNSAIDPYVYQTLMSIQGRPVVVQTTQGSVRGMLKTVMPDHIVVEVSGTPFFIRTQQIVWVFPDQR
- a CDS encoding glycoside hydrolase family 43 protein, translating into MSTIQNPILTGFNPDPSICRAGDDYYIAVSTFEWFPGVGIYHSKDLKNWRLISRPLNRLNQLNMKGNPDSGGIWAPALSYEDGQFWLIYTDVKVVDGQWKDCHNYLVTCDTIDGQWSDPIHLNSSGFDPSLFHDDDGKKYLVNMVWDHRIRNHNFYGIVLQEYDHGEQKLIGKPQIIFKGTDVKLTEAPHLYKLNGYYYLLTAEGGTKFEHQATIARSENLEGPYEVHPDNPLITTWPYPRNPLQKAGHASLVKTHTNEWFLVHLTGRPLTPENKPLLQPRGYCPLGRETAIQRLEWRNEWPYVVGGNQPSLSIEGPSIDEHPWGQDYDEKDDFENKELNHHFQSLRIPLGKEILSLEENPGHLRLYGKESLTSPFTQAYVARRWQHFQFTAETKVDFEPDSFQQAAGLVNYYNTRNWTALQITWDEDRGKVLDVTTCDNFTFDQPLNEPVSIPDSADSVYLRSEVKENFYYYSYSFDGEEWQGIPLTFESYKLSDDYVDGGGFFTGAFIGMQCQDLSGRSIPADFDYFIYRPC
- a CDS encoding ROK family transcriptional regulator gives rise to the protein MKKLNTWNQYTIKNGNKSLVLETIMNQAPISRAEIANNTGLNKGTVSSQVSELLNEDLIYEKGPGESSGGRRPVMLLFNQHAGYCIGIDIGVNYLLGILTDLEGNICEETSMNFHQLSYEHINEELCKIIDQLTAAAPPSPYGIVGIGIGVPGAVNKDGKVLLAPNLGWQNVELKQPLEEKYECPVIIENEANAGAYGEKKFGAGKDGKDIIYVSVGVGIGVGLVLNGKLYRGNNGFSGEMGHMTIEVNGDKCRCGNNGCWELYASEQALIAYGKKLGFSEDQDTLAEMIELANTGDMEPIQSFRTIGAYLGVGITNIINSFNPEKVIIGNRLVAAKQWIEQPLLEKTKNNALWFQKDDLNVSFSELHTHATALGVAAFTFENFLKVDIHHAPAYKLMNK
- a CDS encoding extracellular solute-binding protein, which gives rise to MKKKAVTLFLAITSFVLVLVGCSGGADEGSASQDEKTIEFMHLWPEGSSAQHHKIIEDIVADFESNNEGVNVEVEVLSNEQYKDKMKVLSTSNELPDVGMTWAAGYLEPYVEGDKFASLDDVLEGGLQDSFVSGTTEAYAIDGTTYGLPLELNVAPIYYNTSIFEEYGLEVPQTYEELKQVVSTLEENGVEPIALGNKDRWTGSLWYMYMADRIGGPEALTEAINGSGSFEDPAFVEAAAKIQELTDMNAFNPGFNGLSDQEAKSMFMSGQAAMYMIGTWDLPNYTTNEDVPQDFRNSVGYFKFPTVNGQGDQSSFVGGPGVGLFVAENSDVKAEAKDFVSFFVEQWGERSVQDAGVIPATKVDAESMDLPQMYVDVLNDLNNASNITLFADVQMSPDAAEVHLNQIQALFGGEITPEEFAEAHQEAMSSEE